A portion of the Syntrophaceae bacterium genome contains these proteins:
- the dnaN gene encoding DNA polymerase III subunit beta has protein sequence MEFSVKRDVFLGGVQRTLGIVDRRTSMPVLNNVLIRAESERIRIVATDREIGLIADYEAEVIREGEITLPARKLYEMIREIQGEQVHFKKEETNWVAINCGKVNFRVPGIPAEEFPKIVDDEEVGFIRVDGAMLGDMIKKTYFAMSTDESRVNLNGVYLKAEKEQTGEFMMRMVATDGHRLSIAGANPKVEQVMELERGMIIPRKGITEIRRLVEDRDGAVEIGARKGMCVLKKDGIVLKVSLIDAEFPDYKRVIPKDKGTQVELDRAAVLHALRRMSVMASERYNGVRIKLLTDKMVLNSINPDVGEASEEVEIQYQEGDVEVGFNVRYLLEAIEAVDEERFVLEIRSGLRPAMVRPAQDSGYMCIVMPLKI, from the coding sequence ATGGAATTCAGTGTGAAGCGTGACGTTTTCCTGGGCGGTGTTCAGAGGACACTGGGTATTGTGGACAGGCGCACGTCGATGCCGGTACTGAACAATGTTCTGATCAGGGCAGAGTCGGAACGGATCCGCATCGTGGCGACGGACCGAGAAATCGGTCTCATTGCGGACTACGAGGCGGAGGTCATCCGGGAAGGGGAGATCACGCTTCCGGCCCGCAAGCTCTACGAGATGATTCGGGAAATTCAGGGAGAGCAGGTCCACTTCAAGAAGGAGGAGACGAACTGGGTGGCCATCAACTGCGGGAAGGTCAACTTCCGGGTCCCGGGCATACCGGCGGAGGAATTCCCGAAGATCGTGGACGATGAGGAGGTCGGGTTTATCCGGGTCGACGGCGCGATGCTCGGCGACATGATCAAGAAGACCTACTTTGCCATGTCCACCGACGAGTCCAGGGTCAATCTCAACGGCGTCTACCTCAAGGCGGAGAAGGAGCAGACGGGGGAGTTCATGATGCGCATGGTCGCGACCGACGGCCACCGGCTCTCCATCGCCGGCGCAAACCCCAAGGTCGAGCAGGTCATGGAGCTCGAAAGGGGAATGATCATCCCCCGAAAGGGGATCACGGAGATTCGCCGCCTCGTCGAGGACAGGGACGGGGCCGTCGAGATAGGGGCCCGGAAGGGCATGTGCGTGCTGAAGAAGGACGGCATTGTCCTGAAGGTCAGCCTCATCGATGCCGAATTCCCCGACTACAAGCGCGTCATCCCGAAGGACAAGGGGACCCAGGTGGAGCTCGACCGCGCGGCGGTCCTCCACGCGCTCAGGAGAATGAGCGTGATGGCCAGCGAACGCTACAACGGCGTTCGGATCAAGCTGCTGACGGACAAGATGGTCCTCAATTCCATCAACCCCGATGTCGGCGAGGCCAGCGAGGAGGTCGAAATCCAGTACCAGGAGGGCGACGTCGAGGTCGGCTTCAACGTCCGCTACCTGCTGGAGGCCATCGAGGCCGTCGACGAGGAGAGGTTCGTGCTTGAGATCCGAAGCGGTCTGAGGCCCGCCATGGTCAGGCCGGCCCAGGACAGCGGCTACATGTGCATCGTGATGCCGCTGAAGATTTAG
- the rsmG gene encoding 16S rRNA (guanine(527)-N(7))-methyltransferase RsmG, protein MGIVIDQDRLALFEEYRKTLLLWNSRMNLVSLRSETDLPVRHFIDSLTLLPFLPAGGTRLLDIGSGAGFPAIPLKIFRPDLHFTLLESSRKKCSFLKEVIRKLGLKDIAVAQSRLEALLSSKTPPVYDMIVSRATFKMNELLELSFPLLRPGGILAAMKGPGLEDETGPLDTMKLKGFRVLKDHSFTLPLTGDRRRIVLVDKPG, encoded by the coding sequence ATGGGGATTGTCATCGATCAGGACCGTCTTGCCCTCTTCGAGGAATACCGTAAGACGCTGCTGCTGTGGAACAGCAGGATGAACCTCGTGTCCCTGCGTTCGGAGACCGACCTGCCCGTGAGACACTTCATCGATTCGCTCACGCTCCTGCCCTTTCTCCCCGCGGGGGGGACCAGGCTTCTCGACATTGGTTCGGGGGCAGGGTTCCCTGCGATTCCTCTCAAGATTTTCCGACCCGATCTCCACTTCACCCTGCTGGAGTCCTCACGCAAGAAGTGCTCCTTCCTCAAGGAGGTCATCCGGAAACTGGGGCTGAAGGACATCGCGGTCGCGCAGAGCCGCCTCGAGGCGCTCCTGTCCAGCAAGACCCCGCCTGTGTACGACATGATCGTATCCCGTGCGACGTTCAAGATGAACGAGCTCCTGGAACTCTCCTTTCCTCTTCTCAGGCCCGGGGGGATTCTTGCCGCGATGAAGGGGCCCGGCCTGGAAGACGAGACAGGACCCCTGGATACAATGAAACTCAAAGGATTCCGAGTCCTTAAAGACCACTCGTTCACCCTTCCGCTCACCGGGGACCGGCGGCGGATCGTCCTTGTGGATAAACCCGGCTGA
- the gyrB gene encoding DNA topoisomerase (ATP-hydrolyzing) subunit B — protein sequence MSETYSADSIKVLNGLEAVRKRPAMYIGSTGRDGLHHLVYEVVDNSVDEAVAGFCDTIVVKIRVDNSIQVDDNGRGIPVDMHKTEGVSAAEVVMTKLHAGGKFDRETYKISGGLHGVGVSVVNALSSHLELEVRRDGKVYRQSYERGVPTAPLKEVGKTKGRGTTVTFTPDPEVFEETEFSFDILSNRMRELAFLNKGIRIILIDERNDEKAEFHYQGGIVSFVEFINKNKGVLHKKPIYIEGEKEDCIAEVAIQYNDTYGENVFSYANSINTTEGGTHLSGFRSALTRAINNYAMQNGFLKNGKDSIKGEDVREGLAAVISVKIREPQFEGQTKTKLGNSEVKGLVEGIVYDKLTTYFEEHPPVARAIIGKALEASRAREAARRAKELTRRKSALEVSTLPGKLADCQEKDPAASELYLVEGDSAGGSAKQGRDRRNQAILPLRGKVLNVEKARFDKILQNEEIKTIVTALGVGIGGSDDEDDIDIERLRYHKVIIMTDADVDGSHIRTLLLTFFFRKMRKLVERGYLYIAQPPLYKIGDKKRELYISTDEEMRKFILENGVSRIRVGSGNGNAITGNRLATLIQRAMRLDTILQKFDKEEKNRDVIHVLAADPSFTAADFASEQALAAVGKRVARILGEQVVQVGTDFNLEHGGYNLVFTVRRDGLETNTVIDSDLFASPKFIEARNLLTQLKALGEPPFTVFVDDGEEKDSRKFDSLQALTEFVMNLGKKGLTIQRYKGLGEMNPEQLWETTMNPEKRTLLQVKVEDALAADEIFTTLMGDQVEPRKEFIYRNAQYVSNLDI from the coding sequence ATGTCTGAAACCTACAGCGCTGACAGCATCAAGGTATTGAACGGTCTCGAGGCGGTCCGCAAGCGGCCCGCCATGTACATCGGCAGCACCGGCCGCGACGGTCTGCACCACCTGGTCTACGAGGTGGTGGACAACAGCGTCGACGAGGCCGTCGCGGGCTTCTGTGACACGATCGTCGTGAAGATCCGCGTCGACAACAGCATCCAGGTCGACGACAACGGCCGCGGCATCCCCGTGGACATGCACAAGACCGAGGGGGTCTCGGCCGCAGAGGTCGTCATGACGAAGCTGCACGCCGGCGGCAAGTTCGACCGCGAGACCTACAAGATCTCGGGCGGCCTGCACGGCGTCGGCGTCTCCGTGGTCAACGCCCTGTCGAGCCACCTCGAGCTGGAGGTGCGCCGCGACGGCAAGGTGTACCGCCAGTCCTACGAGCGCGGTGTCCCCACGGCGCCGCTCAAGGAAGTGGGCAAGACGAAGGGCAGGGGCACGACGGTCACCTTCACGCCCGACCCGGAGGTTTTCGAGGAGACGGAGTTCAGCTTCGACATCCTCTCGAACCGCATGCGGGAGCTCGCCTTCCTGAACAAGGGAATCCGCATCATCCTCATCGACGAGAGAAACGATGAGAAGGCCGAGTTCCACTACCAGGGCGGCATCGTCTCCTTCGTCGAGTTCATCAACAAGAACAAGGGCGTCCTGCACAAGAAGCCCATCTACATCGAGGGCGAAAAGGAGGACTGCATCGCCGAGGTCGCCATCCAGTACAACGACACCTACGGCGAGAACGTCTTTTCCTACGCCAACAGCATCAACACGACCGAGGGCGGCACCCACCTGAGCGGGTTCCGGTCCGCCCTGACGCGGGCGATCAACAACTACGCCATGCAGAACGGCTTCCTGAAAAACGGGAAGGACTCGATCAAGGGCGAGGACGTGCGTGAAGGCCTCGCCGCCGTCATCAGCGTCAAGATCCGCGAACCCCAGTTCGAGGGGCAGACGAAGACCAAGCTCGGAAACAGCGAGGTGAAGGGCCTCGTCGAGGGCATCGTCTACGACAAGCTCACCACCTACTTCGAGGAGCACCCGCCCGTGGCCAGGGCGATCATCGGCAAGGCCCTTGAAGCCTCGAGGGCCCGCGAGGCGGCCCGGCGCGCCAAGGAACTCACCCGGCGAAAGAGCGCCCTCGAGGTCTCGACCCTTCCCGGCAAGCTTGCCGACTGCCAGGAGAAGGACCCGGCCGCAAGCGAGCTCTACCTCGTCGAGGGAGACTCCGCGGGAGGCTCCGCCAAGCAGGGCCGCGACCGCCGCAACCAGGCCATCCTGCCCCTGCGCGGCAAGGTGCTCAACGTCGAGAAGGCCCGCTTCGACAAGATCCTGCAGAACGAGGAGATCAAGACCATCGTCACGGCGCTCGGCGTGGGGATCGGCGGCAGCGACGACGAGGACGACATCGACATCGAGAGGCTGCGCTACCACAAGGTCATCATCATGACCGACGCCGACGTCGACGGCTCGCACATCCGCACCCTGCTGCTCACCTTCTTCTTCCGCAAGATGCGGAAGCTCGTGGAGCGCGGCTATCTCTACATCGCCCAGCCGCCGCTGTACAAGATCGGCGACAAGAAGCGCGAGCTCTACATCAGCACCGACGAGGAGATGAGGAAATTCATCCTCGAGAACGGCGTGAGCCGTATCCGCGTGGGATCGGGCAACGGCAACGCCATCACGGGCAACCGGCTGGCCACCCTGATCCAGCGCGCCATGCGGCTCGACACGATCCTCCAGAAATTCGACAAGGAGGAAAAGAACCGGGACGTCATCCACGTGTTGGCGGCGGACCCTTCCTTCACGGCCGCCGACTTCGCCTCCGAGCAAGCCCTCGCGGCCGTCGGCAAGCGGGTGGCCAGGATTCTCGGGGAGCAGGTCGTGCAGGTCGGCACGGACTTCAACCTCGAACACGGGGGCTACAATCTGGTCTTCACGGTCCGGCGCGACGGCCTCGAGACGAACACGGTCATCGACAGCGATCTCTTCGCCTCGCCGAAGTTCATCGAGGCGAGAAACCTGCTCACGCAGCTCAAGGCCCTCGGGGAGCCGCCCTTCACGGTCTTCGTGGACGACGGCGAGGAGAAGGACAGCCGCAAGTTCGACAGCCTTCAGGCCCTCACGGAGTTCGTCATGAACCTAGGCAAGAAGGGCCTCACCATTCAGCGCTACAAGGGTCTCGGCGAGATGAACCCCGAGCAGCTCTGGGAGACCACCATGAACCCCGAGAAGCGGACCCTGCTGCAGGTGAAGGTGGAGGACGCCCTGGCGGCAGACGAGATCTTCACGACGCTGATGGGCGATCAGGTGGAGCCGCGCAAGGAGTTCATCTACCGCAACGCACAGTACGTCTCGAACCTGGACATCTGA
- a CDS encoding RNA methyltransferase: MAAGVLLENVTVVLNRPKYPGNIGSAARCAKNMGIENLLVVSDIDYDREKILQMSTHLASDVVERIRYERDLAEALSGFQYIVATTARVGRARPAFQTPREAAEKLVEISRKNRVALLFGAEDAGLTNEELRYGHMLVHIPVSERFRSINLSHAVMILCYEIFTAASEKRTFAPRLATSGELEGMYRHIKEVSVRIGFINPQNPEYWMTSIRRLLSRVELRSREVKIIRGFCRQLEWYCGKQNP, encoded by the coding sequence ATGGCCGCCGGAGTGCTTCTCGAGAATGTCACCGTCGTGCTCAACAGACCCAAGTACCCGGGCAACATCGGGTCCGCGGCCCGCTGCGCCAAGAACATGGGCATCGAAAACCTCCTGGTCGTAAGCGACATCGATTACGACCGGGAGAAGATCCTGCAGATGTCCACGCACCTGGCCTCCGACGTCGTGGAGCGCATCCGCTACGAGCGCGACCTGGCAGAGGCCCTGTCGGGATTTCAGTACATCGTGGCGACGACGGCCCGGGTGGGCCGTGCCAGGCCCGCCTTCCAGACGCCCCGGGAGGCAGCGGAAAAACTCGTTGAAATATCGAGGAAAAACAGGGTGGCCCTGCTCTTCGGCGCCGAGGACGCCGGACTGACCAACGAGGAGCTTCGTTACGGGCATATGCTTGTGCACATCCCGGTTTCGGAGCGTTTCCGCTCCATCAATCTCTCGCATGCCGTCATGATCCTTTGCTACGAAATCTTCACGGCTGCCTCCGAGAAGAGGACATTCGCACCGAGACTCGCCACATCGGGGGAACTCGAGGGGATGTACCGGCACATCAAGGAGGTGAGTGTCCGCATCGGCTTCATCAATCCCCAGAATCCCGAGTACTGGATGACCAGCATCAGGCGACTCCTGTCGCGGGTGGAGCTGCGGTCGCGGGAGGTGAAGATCATCCGGGGGTTCTGCAGACAGCTCGAATGGTACTGCGGGAAACAAAATCCTTGA
- a CDS encoding ParA family protein, protein MRKIICIANQKGGVGKTTTAINLSSSLAAAEKRVLLIDGDPQGNTTSGMGIDKALIENKNLYHALIGRCSLEEIIVKTQIPTLDVAPSNQDLVGVEIEFVSLEEREKRLKNLLAKLQVPYDYCIIDCPPSLGFLTLNALVASDYVIIPLQCEYFALEGLAHLLNTVKLVRSRMNPSLSLGGILLTMFDVRNRLSHRVVEEVRNHFGSKVFNTVIPRNVRISESPSHGLPIILYDVKSRGAVAYMDLAHEILYDGRVQG, encoded by the coding sequence ATGCGTAAAATTATTTGTATTGCCAATCAAAAGGGAGGGGTCGGGAAGACCACGACGGCCATAAATCTTTCGTCGTCCCTCGCCGCGGCCGAAAAGAGGGTACTGCTCATCGACGGCGACCCCCAGGGCAACACGACCAGCGGTATGGGGATCGACAAGGCCTTGATCGAAAACAAGAATCTTTACCATGCCCTCATCGGCCGCTGCAGCCTCGAGGAGATCATCGTGAAGACACAGATCCCGACTCTCGATGTGGCGCCGTCGAACCAGGATCTCGTCGGCGTGGAGATCGAGTTCGTCTCCCTCGAGGAGCGGGAAAAAAGGCTCAAAAACCTCCTGGCGAAGCTGCAGGTCCCATACGATTATTGCATCATCGACTGCCCGCCGTCACTCGGTTTCCTCACGCTCAATGCGCTGGTGGCGTCGGATTACGTGATCATCCCTCTTCAATGCGAGTATTTCGCCCTCGAGGGGTTGGCTCACCTGTTGAACACCGTCAAGCTCGTCCGCTCCAGGATGAACCCGTCTCTTTCCCTCGGGGGGATCCTGCTCACGATGTTCGACGTCCGCAACCGCCTGTCCCACAGGGTCGTCGAGGAGGTCAGGAACCATTTCGGCTCGAAGGTCTTCAACACGGTGATTCCGCGAAACGTCAGGATCTCCGAGAGTCCCAGTCACGGGCTCCCGATCATTCTCTACGATGTGAAGTCCCGAGGGGCCGTGGCCTACATGGATCTGGCCCACGAAATTCTCTACGACGGGAGAGTCCAGGGATGA
- a CDS encoding iron-containing alcohol dehydrogenase, translating into MTKTFSFTGARKIVFGCGTFSGLAAQVRDLRAEKPFVALDGNLANLGMRDRIAEMFDREGMKAVLYDKVLPEPPLEQADEGAKLALKGKCDIVIGIGGGSAMDVAKAVAVVAAHGAEAKDFLGLNKVPGPGLPTIMVPTTAGTGSEVTFTAVFVRPDLQKKEGMNSVYMYPDLALLDPELTLSLPPQPTAASGIDALCHAIESYTSVIASPVSEMFSLEAIRLIAGNLRTCVHNGKDLEAREAQMLGSLYAGIGLANAGVGAAHSLSYPLGGKYGISHGIANTLMLPRIMEYNLPGALEKFALVAEAMGENTEGLSVRDAAMLAVEAVDDLIEDCGIATGLEELGIPEEDFPEMARVAMTVARPLENNPRKVTLEDAIAIYRTAL; encoded by the coding sequence ATGACGAAAACCTTTTCCTTCACGGGAGCAAGAAAGATCGTCTTCGGCTGCGGCACCTTTTCCGGGCTAGCAGCCCAGGTGCGTGACCTGAGGGCGGAAAAGCCCTTTGTCGCGCTCGACGGCAACCTGGCCAATCTGGGGATGCGGGACAGGATCGCGGAGATGTTCGACCGGGAGGGCATGAAGGCCGTCCTGTACGACAAGGTGTTGCCGGAGCCGCCCCTCGAGCAGGCCGACGAGGGTGCCAAGCTCGCCCTGAAGGGCAAGTGCGACATCGTCATCGGCATCGGCGGCGGGAGCGCCATGGACGTGGCCAAGGCCGTCGCCGTGGTTGCGGCCCACGGGGCCGAGGCGAAGGACTTCCTGGGCCTCAACAAGGTCCCGGGACCGGGACTCCCGACGATCATGGTGCCGACGACGGCGGGGACGGGCAGCGAGGTGACGTTCACGGCCGTCTTCGTAAGGCCCGATCTTCAAAAGAAGGAAGGGATGAACAGCGTATACATGTACCCGGACCTTGCGCTGCTCGACCCGGAACTCACCCTGAGCCTCCCCCCGCAGCCGACGGCCGCATCGGGCATCGATGCGCTCTGCCACGCCATCGAGTCCTACACGTCAGTGATCGCAAGCCCCGTAAGCGAGATGTTCTCGCTGGAGGCCATCCGGCTCATCGCCGGGAACCTGCGAACCTGCGTCCACAACGGCAAGGACCTCGAGGCCCGGGAGGCCCAGATGCTCGGGAGCCTGTACGCGGGCATCGGGCTGGCAAACGCCGGTGTCGGCGCAGCGCACTCGCTGTCCTATCCGCTGGGAGGCAAGTACGGGATCTCCCACGGCATTGCCAACACGCTGATGCTGCCCAGGATCATGGAGTACAACCTGCCCGGGGCCCTGGAGAAGTTCGCCCTCGTGGCCGAGGCCATGGGGGAGAACACCGAGGGGCTCTCCGTTCGTGACGCGGCGATGCTGGCCGTGGAGGCCGTCGACGACCTGATCGAGGATTGCGGCATCGCCACGGGTCTCGAGGAACTCGGGATCCCCGAGGAGGACTTCCCCGAAATGGCACGGGTGGCCATGACGGTCGCCCGGCCCCTCGAGAACAACCCCCGCAAGGTGACCCTCGAGGACGCCATCGCGATCTACCGCACGGCCCTGTGA
- a CDS encoding DegT/DnrJ/EryC1/StrS family aminotransferase — protein MAGSELIGKEEIKEVVEVLETGVLMRYGHDKERRGVFKVRQFEQEFAKYLGAGYALGVSSGTAALKVALTAMDVGPGDEVIVPPFTFIATYEAVLETGAVPVVGDIDDSLNLDPDSIEKRITPYTKAVIPVHMCGAPSRIDRIVEIAKKHNLKVLEDNAQSAGGSFRGKKLGTFGDAGILSFDYYKTMTTGEGGMVVTDSKEIYDRADWYHDHGHDHNPAVTRAMEGRFILGFNFRMSELQGALGLAQLRKLDTIIGEQRKNKAAVRGALSGVPGIRFRNIPDPDGDTATFIAFSLPSAAVTKRFQKAMSENGVDFVYFYENFWHYLPNWEHFIAKCTACSAKYPFADPSYKGKASYGRELYPKAEEILSRTLFMAIPVKMPEGRIDQIAAAAERAAKAI, from the coding sequence ATGGCCGGTTCTGAGCTGATCGGAAAAGAGGAAATCAAGGAGGTCGTGGAGGTGCTGGAGACGGGCGTCCTGATGCGCTACGGGCATGACAAGGAGCGCAGGGGCGTCTTCAAGGTCCGCCAGTTCGAGCAGGAGTTCGCAAAGTACCTGGGCGCCGGGTACGCCCTGGGAGTCTCCTCGGGCACGGCGGCGCTGAAGGTGGCCCTGACGGCCATGGACGTGGGGCCGGGGGACGAGGTGATCGTGCCGCCCTTCACGTTCATCGCCACCTACGAGGCGGTCCTGGAGACGGGGGCCGTTCCCGTGGTCGGCGACATCGATGACAGCCTGAATCTCGACCCCGACAGCATCGAAAAGAGGATCACCCCGTACACGAAGGCCGTCATCCCCGTGCACATGTGCGGGGCGCCCTCGCGCATCGACAGGATCGTGGAGATCGCGAAAAAGCACAACCTCAAGGTGCTCGAGGACAACGCCCAGAGCGCGGGCGGCAGCTTCCGGGGGAAGAAGCTGGGCACCTTCGGCGATGCCGGGATCCTCAGCTTCGACTACTACAAGACCATGACGACAGGCGAGGGCGGCATGGTGGTCACGGACAGCAAGGAGATCTACGACCGCGCGGACTGGTACCACGATCACGGCCACGACCACAACCCCGCCGTGACGAGGGCCATGGAGGGCCGGTTCATCCTGGGCTTCAACTTCCGCATGAGCGAGCTCCAGGGGGCACTCGGGTTGGCGCAGCTCCGCAAGCTCGACACGATCATCGGGGAGCAGAGAAAGAACAAGGCCGCCGTGAGGGGGGCGCTGAGCGGGGTGCCGGGCATCCGGTTCCGCAACATCCCCGACCCGGACGGCGACACGGCCACGTTCATCGCCTTCAGCCTGCCCTCGGCGGCGGTCACGAAGAGGTTTCAGAAGGCCATGTCGGAAAACGGCGTCGACTTCGTGTACTTCTACGAGAATTTCTGGCACTACCTGCCCAACTGGGAGCACTTCATCGCCAAGTGCACGGCCTGCTCGGCCAAGTATCCCTTCGCCGACCCGTCCTACAAGGGCAAGGCCTCGTACGGCCGGGAGCTCTACCCGAAGGCCGAGGAGATCCTGTCGCGGACGCTCTTCATGGCCATCCCCGTGAAGATGCCGGAGGGGCGCATCGACCAGATCGCCGCCGCCGCAGAGAGGGCGGCAAAGGCGATCTGA
- the dnaA gene encoding chromosomal replication initiator protein DnaA: MESFWKKSVDIIREKVTKQNFDTWISPLRISSLEPSGVELSVPNRFFRDWLTEHFMDVIKDSVSSVSGVPMTVRFSIDKTPVQARPDVSDSAQADRPKPAEPAIPVNRIHPSLNLNYNFDRFVVGPSNQFAHAAAVAVAEAPAKNYNPLFIYGGVGLGKTHLLNAIGLHTFKIDPSANILYVSAEEFMNEMINSIRYDKMQQFREKYRNIDSLLIDDIQFIAGKERTQEEFFHTFNTLHDSGKQIVVTSDKFPKDIPNLEGRLRSRFEWGLIADIQPPEIETKVAIVDKKAQENNISLPKNVAYYIASKAESNIRELEGFIIRIGAYASLTGREIDMDLVKEVLKKFFKQGEKPEVTIDEIMKTVAAKFNIRIADLKSHKKNKNLVIPRQIAMYLARRLTSHSFPDIGAKIGGKDHSTVIYANNKIKDLLEKDPKMELVVREIEESLNRS; the protein is encoded by the coding sequence GTGGAATCTTTCTGGAAAAAAAGTGTTGATATCATAAGGGAAAAGGTTACGAAGCAAAATTTCGATACCTGGATCAGCCCCCTGAGGATCAGCTCGCTGGAGCCATCGGGTGTCGAACTTTCGGTCCCAAACCGCTTTTTCCGGGACTGGCTGACCGAACACTTCATGGACGTCATCAAGGACTCGGTTTCGTCCGTATCCGGGGTGCCCATGACCGTCCGGTTCAGCATCGACAAGACTCCCGTACAGGCGAGACCCGACGTTTCAGATTCGGCGCAGGCCGACCGCCCGAAACCGGCCGAGCCCGCGATTCCTGTTAACCGGATTCACCCTTCGCTGAACCTGAATTACAACTTCGACCGTTTCGTCGTCGGGCCGAGCAACCAGTTTGCCCATGCCGCAGCGGTTGCCGTCGCGGAGGCGCCCGCAAAGAACTACAACCCGCTTTTCATCTACGGCGGTGTGGGCCTCGGCAAGACGCACCTCCTGAACGCCATCGGGCTTCACACCTTCAAGATCGACCCCTCGGCCAATATCCTCTACGTTTCAGCCGAGGAGTTCATGAACGAGATGATCAATTCGATCCGCTATGACAAGATGCAGCAATTCAGGGAAAAGTACCGCAATATCGACTCATTGCTCATTGATGACATACAGTTCATAGCCGGGAAGGAACGGACGCAGGAAGAGTTTTTCCACACGTTCAACACGCTGCACGACTCGGGCAAGCAGATCGTCGTCACGAGCGACAAGTTCCCCAAAGACATCCCGAACCTGGAGGGAAGGCTCCGCTCCCGGTTCGAGTGGGGCCTGATCGCCGACATCCAGCCCCCGGAAATCGAGACGAAGGTGGCCATTGTCGACAAGAAGGCCCAGGAAAACAACATCTCGCTCCCAAAAAATGTGGCCTACTACATTGCCTCGAAAGCGGAATCGAACATTCGGGAACTCGAGGGGTTCATCATCCGCATCGGGGCCTATGCGTCACTCACGGGACGGGAAATCGACATGGATCTCGTCAAGGAAGTGCTGAAAAAATTCTTCAAGCAGGGTGAAAAGCCGGAAGTGACCATCGACGAGATCATGAAGACGGTTGCTGCAAAATTCAACATCAGAATCGCGGACTTGAAATCTCATAAAAAGAACAAGAACCTGGTGATCCCGCGGCAGATTGCCATGTATCTTGCAAGAAGGCTCACCTCCCACTCGTTCCCTGACATCGGTGCCAAGATCGGCGGGAAAGATCACTCGACGGTCATCTATGCGAACAACAAGATAAAGGACCTGCTGGAGAAAGACCCGAAGATGGAGCTTGTCGTCAGGGAAATTGAAGAGAGTCTCAACAGGAGCTGA
- a CDS encoding ParB/RepB/Spo0J family partition protein gives MIKKNSLGRGLGAMFPDLLEKIGDKPVLVTCGIEELVPNRYQARKDFDPEEHKSLVASIRKSGIIQPIVARKFDGGYEIIAGERRWRAAQEAGLKSVPVILREAADQDTAVLSLIENLLRADLNPIEEAEAFHRLINEFGLSHEALSETVGKDRSTVTNALRLLKLPREIREAIAKGTLSAGHARAILALETIEEQNHLFRSILSKGLTVREAEALARGKRKAGNVKKTRGADEHLAEIEKRLARRLMTRVTVRSGRKGGAIEIRFSSPEELDRLLDVLLRT, from the coding sequence ATGATCAAGAAAAACTCGCTGGGGAGGGGTCTTGGGGCCATGTTCCCCGACCTCCTGGAGAAGATCGGGGACAAGCCCGTCCTCGTGACATGCGGCATCGAGGAGCTCGTCCCGAACCGCTACCAGGCAAGGAAGGATTTCGACCCCGAGGAGCACAAGAGCCTCGTCGCGTCGATCCGAAAGAGCGGGATCATCCAGCCCATCGTGGCCAGAAAATTCGACGGGGGCTACGAGATCATCGCAGGCGAGCGACGCTGGCGGGCTGCCCAGGAGGCAGGGCTCAAGAGCGTGCCGGTCATCCTACGCGAAGCGGCGGACCAGGACACGGCGGTTCTCTCGCTCATCGAAAACCTCCTGAGGGCAGACCTCAACCCGATCGAGGAGGCCGAGGCATTCCATCGGCTGATCAACGAGTTCGGCCTGTCGCACGAGGCCCTTTCCGAGACCGTCGGCAAGGACCGCTCCACGGTCACCAACGCCCTGAGACTGCTCAAGCTCCCGAGGGAGATCCGCGAGGCCATCGCCAAGGGGACCCTCTCGGCAGGTCATGCACGGGCCATCCTCGCGCTGGAAACGATCGAGGAACAGAATCACCTGTTCAGGTCGATCCTCTCAAAGGGTCTTACCGTGAGGGAGGCCGAGGCCCTTGCAAGGGGAAAGCGGAAGGCGGGAAACGTGAAGAAAACGCGCGGTGCCGACGAGCACCTCGCGGAAATCGAAAAGCGGCTCGCCCGGCGCCTGATGACAAGAGTCACCGTCCGCTCCGGGAGGAAGGGAGGAGCTATCGAGATTCGTTTCAGCTCTCCCGAGGAGCTCGACAGGCTTCTGGATGTTCTCCTGCGGACGTGA